Within the Blastocatellia bacterium genome, the region TAATGGCGGCGGGCGCTCAGGCCGATGCGACGGCGGCCAGCGATCAGGCGAAGAAGCTGCTCGCGACCTATGCGCAATGGGAGACGCGCGGGATGCCGCAGGTCGCCCGGATGAAAACGACCTTCAGTAAAATCAACTACTATCGCTACAAGCGCGAGCAGGACGAGCGGCTGAATGGTCAGGCGTCGGTGTCGGGATTGACGCCGCAGGCCGACCAGCTTTTAGATTCGGCGCGCAACGCCTTTCAACAAGGGCGCAATGAAGATGCGCTGGCCAACCTGAGCAAGCTCTTGCAGATGGCGCCGCAGAACTTTGAAGCCCACCTGTTGATGGGCCGCGTCTATGAGCGGCGCGGCGATTTCGAGCGCGCCTCGAACGCCCTGAAAGCGGCGATCTTCTGGAACCCGAAGCTGGTCGGCGCACACGTGCTGCTGGGCCGCATCAGCGTGCTAAAGAACGATTGCCCGGGCGCTCAGGCCGCCGACGCCAAAGCCTTGCAGATTGACGCCAACGATCCTGACGCGCAAGCACTCAAACGCCTGATCGACGACAAGTGCAAGCCGAATAGCCAGTAGCCGCACGGCCAGTGGTTCAGTCTGCGCGGCTGCGTCCCTGATCCCTGATTCCCGCCCTTCCCTGTCTGTCAGGTTTACTCGACCACCCCGGCAATGATAAGTCGGCCCAAAAAAATTGTGAGCTGCTTTACCTTCGTTTTTCGCATGTCTATATGGAGGTCGGAAGGCGAAAGCCGAGGCCCCGCCCACATCCGGCGTTCAGCGCGCCGGTCAATTTTTTCTATCGTCGCCGCCACGGCGACAGACAAGGAGAATCGTTATGACAACCAAGTACATCGGTCCACCGTATAACGGCTACACCCTATACAAGCAAGCCGACGAGGGGCTCTGGACGGCGGTTCGCGTCTCGCCGTCCACCGGACAAATGGTGCTCCAGTCCGGCGTACAGGGTCCCAAAGGCCAGCCCGAAGGCGTCTGGTCCGGCGCATGGCTGAGCGGCTCGATCCAGGTAACGCAAGACGGCATCTACTCACTGAGCGCCCTAGTCAATGTCGGGCCGGTCTCGATGTTGTTGCGCGGCGCGGACAACATGGAGACGTCTATCTTTCTCCTCCTGGACGACGTTGAGGACTATCAAACCTTTTATGCCTCCGGCAACACGGTTGGCGTCAACTACGGCAGGGTGAACCTCATCGTCACCAAATCGCTAACGAAAGGCGCTCACCGGGTGCAGTTCGGCGTCGGGACATACATGGATTATCGAGGCGTCCCCAGCCCGGCCCCGTACGCCGAGATCATCGCCACCTTCAGCAGCCTCGTGGAAGCCCTCCCCGCCGGTGTGGCGGCGGTCGCGTCTTCTGCCCCCAAGGCGACAGCCGCTCGCGGCTTTCGGCGGCCCGCCGATGAGCGCAGCCTGATCCGGCATGAGGTGAGCGACATCGAGGCGGTCTCCGCAGGCTTCCTCGAACTCAAGTAACCGAAAGACGACGGCGAGAGGGGGCTGGATTTCGTCCCTTCACCGGCTGCCTCTCGCCAGGCCGTCCGGCCGCGCCCTGGCTGACGGTCGGGCTTTCGCCCTTAGCTACCGCTCACCATTTACGGTTTCTTTGAGCCCTCCCCGCCTTTATGCTAATTTCAATACGCCGCAGTTCATATCGCTGACAGAGGGGAGCCGCCATGTCGTCGAGCATTGATTCGATTCTCAAAGAAACGCGCGTCTTCAAACCTGCCGCCGCCTTCTCAGAGCAGGCGCACATCAGCAGCCTCGAACAGTACGAGCAGCTTTATCGCCAGGCCGAAGCCGACCCCGAAGGCTTCTGGGCCGGGATCGCCGGCGACCTGCACTGGTTCAAGCCCTGGGAGAAGGTGCTCGACTGGCAAGCGCCGTGGGCCAAATGGTTCGTCGGCGGCCAGTTGAATTTATCTTACAATTGCCTCGACCGGCACGCCGCGACCTGGCGCAAGAACAAGGCGGCGCTCATCTGGGAAGGCGAGCCCGGCGAACAGCGCACACTGACTTACAACCAACTGCTCGCGGAAGTCTGCCGATTCGCCAACGTGCTTAAATCGCGCGGCATCAAGAAAGGCGACACGGTCGCCATCTACATGGGCATGACGCCTGAGCTGGCCATCGCGATGCTCGCCTGCGCGCGCATCGGTGCGGCGCATTCGGTGATCTTCGGCGGTTTCGCGGCGCAGGCGCTGGTTGACCGCATCAACGACGCGCAGTCGGTCGCGGTCATTACACAGGACGGCTCGTACCGGCGCGGCGCGGAGATCGCCTTGAAGGCGACGGTTGACGAAGCCATGCCCGGCTGCCCGACCGTCAAGTCGGTCATCGTCTACCGGCGCACCGGCAGCCAAATTAAAATGGAAGCCGGGCGCGATCACTGGTGGCACGAGCTGATGGCCGAGGCGTCGGATCAATGCGAAGCCGAACCCCTCGACGCTGAACAGCCGCTCTACATCCTCTACACTTCGGGCAGCACCGGCAAACCGAAGGGCGTCGTCCACACGACCGGCGGCTATGCGGTCGCGACTTACATCACCGCGAAGTGGGTCTTCGATCTGAAGGACGAAGACATCTACTGGTGTACGGCAGACATCGGCTGGGTGACCGGCCACAGCTATGTCGTCTACGGCCCATTGCAAAATGGCGCGACGGTGCTGATGTACGAAGGGGCGCCGAATCATCCCGCGCCCGACCGTTTCTGGCAGATCATCGAGCGCCACAAGGTGACGGTCTTCTACACCGCGCCGACGGCGATTCGCGCCTTTATGAAGTGGGGCGAGCAATACCCGCGCAAGTATGAAATGAACAGCCTGCGATTGCTCGGCAGTGTTGGCGAGCCGATCAACCCCGAAGCCTGGATGTGGTATCGCGAAGTCATAGGCCGCGGGCGCTGCCCGATTGTTGACACCTGGTGGCAGACCGAAACCGGCGCGATTATGATCTCGCCGCTGCCCGGCGCCATTGCCACCAAGCCGGGGTCGGCGACGCGCCCGCTGCCCGGCATCATCGCCGACGTGGTGACCCGCGAAGGCCAGCCGGTGCCGCCGGGAGCGGGCGGTTATCTGGTCATCAAGCGCCCCTGGCCTTCGATGCTGCGCACGATCTACAACGACCCCGACCGTTACGTGCAGCAATACTGGACAGAGATTCCCGGCTATTACTTCGCCGGCGACGGCGCGCGCAAAGACGAAGACGGCTACTTCTGGATTCTCGGTCGCGTTGACGACGTGATCAACGTCGCCGGCCATCGCCTGAGCACGATGGAGGTAGAATCGGCTCTGGTGGCCCATCCCGCGGTAGCCGAGGCGGCGGTCGTGGCGCGCCCCGACGAGATCAAGGGCCAGGCCATCGCGGCATTCGTCACGCTTGAAGGCGGCCATCAAGTGACCGACACGCTCAAAGATGAGCTGCGCAAATGGGTGGCGCACGAGATCGGCGCGCTCGCCAAGCCTGACGACATTCGCTTTGCCGAAGCCCTGCCAAAGACACGCAGCGGCAAGATCATGCGCCGCCTGCTGCGCGAGATTGCATCGAGCGGCGAAGTGCGCGGCGACGTGACGACGCTCGAAGACTTCTCGGTCATCAGCAAGCTGAAAGAGGAAGAATAGGTGATGGGGGTTAGGGGTTGGGTATTGGGTGTTGGAGAAGCAAGCGCCGCGCTATCCGTCACCCAACCCCTAACCCCCATCACCCGACACCCGACACTCGACACCCCTATGAAAGCCAATCTGCTGCTATTCGATCTCGACGGCACGCTCATCGATTCGCTGGGCGACCTGGCCGCGACAATTAACCTGATGCTGCGCGACGTTGATCGCCCGCCGATTACTCGTGAACAGGTCGGCGCGTTCATCGGCCACGGGATACCGACGACCGTTCACCGCGCCCTTGTCGCGACGCACCCCAATCAGCAGCCGCCCGACGCCGAGCTGCATCAACTGGCCATCGCCACCGTGCATCGGCATTACGCCGACGAGATGCTCAAGACGACGCGGCTGTTTCCGGGTGTCGTCGAAACGCTCGAACACTTTCACGACAAG harbors:
- the acs gene encoding acetate--CoA ligase, which translates into the protein MSSSIDSILKETRVFKPAAAFSEQAHISSLEQYEQLYRQAEADPEGFWAGIAGDLHWFKPWEKVLDWQAPWAKWFVGGQLNLSYNCLDRHAATWRKNKAALIWEGEPGEQRTLTYNQLLAEVCRFANVLKSRGIKKGDTVAIYMGMTPELAIAMLACARIGAAHSVIFGGFAAQALVDRINDAQSVAVITQDGSYRRGAEIALKATVDEAMPGCPTVKSVIVYRRTGSQIKMEAGRDHWWHELMAEASDQCEAEPLDAEQPLYILYTSGSTGKPKGVVHTTGGYAVATYITAKWVFDLKDEDIYWCTADIGWVTGHSYVVYGPLQNGATVLMYEGAPNHPAPDRFWQIIERHKVTVFYTAPTAIRAFMKWGEQYPRKYEMNSLRLLGSVGEPINPEAWMWYREVIGRGRCPIVDTWWQTETGAIMISPLPGAIATKPGSATRPLPGIIADVVTREGQPVPPGAGGYLVIKRPWPSMLRTIYNDPDRYVQQYWTEIPGYYFAGDGARKDEDGYFWILGRVDDVINVAGHRLSTMEVESALVAHPAVAEAAVVARPDEIKGQAIAAFVTLEGGHQVTDTLKDELRKWVAHEIGALAKPDDIRFAEALPKTRSGKIMRRLLREIASSGEVRGDVTTLEDFSVISKLKEEE